The Oryzias latipes chromosome 4, ASM223467v1 genome includes a window with the following:
- the LOC101172066 gene encoding fibronectin type III domain-containing protein 7-like, with protein MGVMKWLVTSVFLCISSQVAAQSGFELSQFSATSKTVFLKWTRYMGAESYRISTALKSSPNDTIGFVLFGPNTLLGSISYLSQGVDYIFTVEALDGSQRVLSSASINASTAPDRMDPIQTIKPKNSKTLIAEFNLKNGVSQYIIRVEDKQGFFREDRVSSSPAEITNLSPYTEYTLSIMAVSSAGRSQPSTTVTGKTVLPPPQFFTSSPTNDSIVVSWAPVDNAVQYTVSIHKFGFNTEIKYNTSDTNLTVSGLEAGLLYMIKSSAWDPIGRNGEDSLYKNQTTRPPAPSSVNVSVVMNNTFAGLAVSWELEKQVYGYVEYHVISEQNVTCNTTSTSCTLPVGCGELHTFQVIASNEAGPSYPSIPVVFITFPCPPDFLAHAPSSDGNCTLTWNRVPYADKYEAFIKTGDGSEENCNTTSNNCTYQCLCGHTYLMSVLAFNEAGSSPHGKVINYTTVPCCPENVAVSAVSTDTLEITWTASLGAELYETTAADALEVILCNDTAPVCALSDLSCDRAYSVVVTPCNDISGCNRACKAHTKDTAPCAPSNLQLTLQNSTVSVSWTANNRKANYTVTADGDGGRHICTTSGNSCNVTDLSCGSIYEFSVSAASAAGPSLSSYTKSHETEPCCPMNITVDQVTEAMTNVTWSQAKGAHSFITSLTSPRGHARCHTQDSHCLMGCITCGTNYSVTMETYSPSGHMSTCTYQGFSSSPCCPSGVKLYRTTDNSFQVYWRSTGSQHSIIAELLGSNNSYNCTALPGQNSCSIDNIQCGDVFHVIVAPLTVEGEKILFCPQRLYSVTCLGTSIGTVIYRGKRSLA; from the exons ATGGGTGTCATGAAGTGGCTGGTAACTTCTGTCTTTCTCTGCATTTCCTCACAG GTTGCAGCTCAATCAG GTTTCGAATTATCCCAGTTCTCTGCAACATCCAAGACTGTTTTTCTCAAATGGACCAGATATATGGGAGCAGAATCATACAGGATAAGCACTGCCCTTAAAAGCTCACCAAACGACAccattggttttgttttgtttggtccAAACACACTGTTGGGCTCCATCAGCTACTTGTCACAAGGAGTTGATTACATCTTCACAGTTGAGGCTTTGGATGGATCACAGAGGGTACTAAGTTCGGCATCTATCAATGCGTCAACAG CCCCCGATAGGATGGATCCCATCCAAACCATCAAGCCCAAGAACAGCAAGACTTTGATTGCCGAGTTCAACTTGAAAAACGGAGTCTCTCAATATATCATAAGAGTGGAGGACAAGCAGGGCTTCTTCAGAGAAGACAGAGTGTCTTCCTCCCCAGCAGAGATCACTAACCTCAGCCCATACACTGAGTATACGCTCAGCATCATGGCCGTGAGCAGCGCCGGCCGCAGTCAGCCATCAACCACTGTAACAGGAAAAACAG TTTTGCCTCCTCCCCAGTTCTTCACTTCCTCTCCCACCAATGACAGCATTGTTGTCTCCTGGGCTCCTGTGGATAATGCTGTCCAGTACACAGTATCTATACATAAGTTTGGCTTCAATACCGAAATAAAGTATAACACAAGTGACACCAACCTGACCGTCTCAGGCTTGGAGGCCGGTTTGCTCTACATGATCAAGAGCTCTGCTTGGGACCCCATTGGTCGAAACGGAGAGGACAGCTTATATAAGAACCAAACAACAC GACCTCCAGCGCCATCTTCTGTCAACGTGTCAGTGGTGATGAATAATACATTTGCTGGACTTGCTGTGTCCTGGGAGCTTGAGAAACAGGTTTATGGATATGTTGAGTATCATGTGATCAGTGAACAGAACGTCACCTGTAAcaccacctccacctcctgcaCCCTGCCTGTGGGGTGTGGAGAGCTGCACACCTTTCAAGTCATTGCATCAAATGAGGCTGGGCCCAGCTACCCATCCATCCCAGTAGTCTTCATCACAT TCCCCTGCCCTCCAGACTTTTTGGCTCATGCACCATCCTCAGATGGAAACTGCACTCTGACGTGGAACAGAGTACCTTATGCAGACAAATATGAAGCCTTCATTAAGACAGGTGATGGTAGCGAGGAAAACTGCAACACCACCAGCAACAACTGCACCTACCAATGCCTGTGTGGCCACACGTACCTGATGTCTGTGTTGGCGTTCAATGAAGCTGGGAGCAGCCCTCATGGAAAGGTTATCAACTATACCACAG TGCCCTGCTGTCCAGAAAACGTAGCCGTCTCTGCAGTGAGCACTGACACATTGGAGATCACGTGGACGGCCTCGCTGGGAGCAGAGCTGTATGAGACCACAGCCGCAGACGCCCTGGAGGTCATCCTCTGCAACGACACGGCTCCAGTGTGCGCTCTCTCTGACCTTAGCTGTGACAGAGCCTACAGCGTGGTGGTGACGCCCTGTAATGACATCAGTGGGTGTAACCGTGCTTGTAAAGCCCACACCAAAGACACAG CCCCCTGTGCGCCATCCAATCTGCAGCTCACTCTACAGAACTCCACTGTCAGTGTCAGCTGGACagcaaacaacagaaaagctaACTACACAGTCACAGCAGACGGAGATGGTGGTAGGCACATCTGCACCACCAGTGGAAACAGCTGCAACGTCACTGACCTTTCCTGTGGCTCCATCTATGAATTCAGTGTGTCAGCAGCCAGCGCTGCCGGCCCGAGTCTATCCAGCTACACCAAATCACATGAAACAG AGCCCTGCTGCCCGATGAACATCACAGTAGATCAGGTCACTGAGGCAATGACAAACGTCACATGGTCCCAGGCTAAAGGAGCCCACTCTTTCATCACCTCTCTGACCTCCCCCCGCGGTCACGCTCGCTGCCACACGCAGGACTCACACTGCCTGATGGGCTGCATCACCTGTGGCACCAACTACTCTGTTACCATGGAGACCTACAGCCCCAGTGGGCACATGTCCACCTGCACATACCAGGGCTTCTCTTCCA GCCCTTGCTGCCCGTCGGGCGTCAAGCTGTACAGAACAACTGATAATTCCTTTCAGGTTTACTGGCGCTCCACAGGCAGCCAACACAGCATCATAGCAGAGCTGCTGGGGAGCAACAACAGTTACAACTGCACTGCTTTGCCCGGGCAGAACAGTTGCAGCATTGACAACATCCAGTGTGGGGATGTCTTTCATGTAATTGTAGCCCCGCTCACAGTGGAGGGCGAAAAAATCTTGTTCTGCCCTCAACGACTTTATTCAG ttactTGTCTAGGGACCAGCATTGGCACAG TGATTTACAGAGGAAAAAGAAGTCTGGCTTGA